In Myxococcus virescens, one genomic interval encodes:
- a CDS encoding polyprenyl synthetase family protein translates to MDLARELTDFLGAVEQRLGSTLVDGDAGPDVKGDTLMEAARHLCLGSGSKRARPMLARLFGGAVGVPAERLVDVAVAAELIHSASLLHDDVVDAGMFRRGRPTVNARWGNIVAVMSGDLILSTGLYQLSQLDARLTRSALSVVSEMTRAAIAEVEARGDLDLPLNRLRFIAEGKTGSLFGWCGNAAATLAEHPEAVERFDGFGRHLGVAFQIADDIRDILGTDVGKPRYADVHSRTPSMPILLAVAKDESLRRKLKDAWAFSAITPDRTKEIGAAIEATGAVDASMARMNVEIEAALDKLGHFAKEPAGAELVSWARKLSAGIAEQVQGRAA, encoded by the coding sequence ATGGATCTGGCTCGGGAGCTGACGGATTTTCTGGGGGCGGTGGAGCAGCGGCTTGGCAGCACCCTGGTGGATGGCGATGCCGGTCCGGACGTGAAGGGCGACACGCTGATGGAGGCGGCCCGCCACCTGTGCCTGGGCAGCGGCAGCAAGCGCGCGCGCCCCATGCTGGCGCGGCTGTTCGGCGGCGCGGTGGGCGTTCCGGCGGAGCGGCTGGTGGACGTGGCCGTGGCCGCGGAGCTCATCCATTCCGCCAGCCTGCTGCACGACGACGTGGTGGACGCGGGCATGTTCCGCCGGGGTCGGCCCACGGTGAACGCGCGCTGGGGCAACATCGTCGCGGTGATGAGCGGTGACCTCATCCTGTCCACGGGCCTGTACCAGCTGTCCCAGCTGGACGCGCGGCTGACGCGCAGCGCGCTGTCGGTCGTCTCCGAGATGACCCGCGCCGCCATCGCGGAGGTAGAGGCTCGCGGCGACCTGGACCTGCCGCTCAACCGGCTGCGCTTCATCGCCGAGGGCAAGACGGGCTCGCTGTTCGGCTGGTGTGGCAACGCGGCGGCGACGCTGGCGGAGCACCCCGAGGCGGTGGAACGTTTTGACGGCTTCGGGCGTCACCTGGGCGTGGCGTTCCAGATTGCCGACGACATTCGCGACATCCTGGGCACGGACGTGGGCAAGCCGCGTTACGCGGACGTGCACTCGCGCACGCCGTCCATGCCCATCCTCCTGGCGGTGGCCAAGGATGAGTCGCTGCGGCGCAAGCTGAAGGACGCGTGGGCGTTCTCGGCGATCACGCCCGATCGCACGAAGGAGATTGGCGCGGCCATCGAGGCCACGGGCGCCGTGGATGCCTCCATGGCGCGGATGAACGTCGAAATCGAGGCGGCGCTCGACAAGCTGGGCCACTTCGCCAAGGAGCCCGCGGGCGCGGAGCTGGTGAGCTGGGCGCGGAAGCTGTCGGCCGGCATCGCCGAACAAGTCCAGGGGCGCGCTGCATGA
- a CDS encoding GbsR/MarR family transcriptional regulator: MKGYLWTGGPGSPASEAPPADGRLAPWEAIAVDAVGNVIEFWGFKRNQGRVWALLYLRGEPLTAGEIERELDLSKGGVSMLLRDLERWGVIQRVRLPQDTVWRYGAENDLVRMVTHVIEEREAGFVARIRADLAEARRLAETQSGLPPDRLQRLEKMATLAEHVERALRLFIKTSRLDVSGVLSVFRDEATGARRGSK; encoded by the coding sequence ATGAAAGGCTACCTGTGGACGGGGGGACCCGGGAGCCCTGCCTCGGAGGCGCCGCCAGCGGATGGCCGGCTGGCGCCCTGGGAAGCCATCGCGGTGGACGCGGTGGGCAATGTCATTGAGTTCTGGGGGTTCAAGCGCAACCAGGGGCGGGTCTGGGCCCTGCTGTACCTGCGCGGTGAGCCCCTGACGGCGGGAGAAATCGAGCGCGAGCTGGACCTGTCCAAGGGCGGGGTCTCCATGCTGCTGCGCGACCTGGAGCGCTGGGGCGTCATCCAGCGCGTGCGCCTGCCCCAGGACACCGTCTGGCGTTACGGCGCGGAGAACGACCTGGTCCGGATGGTGACGCACGTCATCGAGGAGCGCGAGGCGGGCTTCGTCGCGCGCATCCGCGCCGACCTGGCGGAGGCCCGGCGGCTGGCGGAGACCCAGTCGGGGCTGCCTCCGGACCGGCTTCAGCGACTGGAGAAGATGGCCACGCTGGCCGAGCACGTGGAGCGCGCGCTGCGGCTGTTCATCAAGACGTCCCGGCTGGATGTGTCCGGTGTGCTGTCCGTCTTCCGGGACGAGGCCACCGGTGCGCGCCGGGGCTCGAAGTAG
- a CDS encoding gamma-glutamylcyclotransferase: protein MDSHYDQVMKARAGADPSATRLYFAYSTILDRAAFEEWRSQHSYDFFELPEGRLAEAVDVDLVYDFPSRWWGGRVAGLTDSAGQKVYGRLFEIRGQDWPIIQHKEGFVTSMCVERPVRVRVDGQELEATAFVTNPRRASADGPVSTRFVDALVRGAQAAGLPAAYVERLKRGE from the coding sequence ATGGATTCGCACTATGATCAGGTGATGAAGGCGCGTGCGGGCGCGGACCCGTCGGCCACGCGCCTGTACTTCGCATACTCGACCATCCTGGACCGCGCCGCGTTCGAGGAGTGGCGGTCCCAGCACAGCTACGACTTCTTCGAGCTGCCCGAGGGGCGGCTGGCCGAGGCCGTGGATGTGGATCTGGTCTATGACTTCCCGTCGCGCTGGTGGGGTGGGCGCGTCGCGGGGCTGACGGATTCCGCGGGCCAGAAGGTGTACGGCCGCCTGTTCGAGATTCGCGGCCAGGACTGGCCCATCATCCAGCACAAGGAAGGCTTCGTGACGAGCATGTGCGTGGAGCGGCCGGTGCGTGTGCGCGTGGATGGGCAGGAGCTGGAGGCCACGGCGTTCGTCACGAATCCGCGGCGTGCGTCGGCGGACGGTCCGGTCAGCACCCGTTTCGTGGACGCGCTGGTGCGCGGTGCCCAGGCCGCGGGCCTGCCAGCGGCCTACGTGGAGCGGCTGAAGCGCGGCGAGTAG
- the glgB gene encoding 1,4-alpha-glucan branching protein GlgB, with product MRKPADKAQVDAELQRVVELRHPEPHSVLGIHPDGDGVVIRAFRPDAVAIHVLPESGGRVAMTHRLGGVYEARINGKDQTFNYLLEVEYPGKRVFTIRDPYSFLPTLGEMDLYYAGEGRHERLWERMGAHLLHHHGVRGTSFAVWAPTAAGVSVVGDFNGWDGRLHSMRRMGSSGIWELFVPEVGEGTRYKFEIRPGQGGPNVLKADPFAFRTEVPPATASVVHDLARYTWGDAAWLEQRAQRRDVHHQPWSVYEVHLGSWRRVVEDGDRPMTYRELAPALAEYIKFTGFTHVELLPVAEHPYGGSWGYQVGGYYAPTARFGHPDDLRFFIDHMHQEGIGVLVDWVPGHFPRDLHALGQFDGTALYEHADPRKGAQPDWGTLVFNFGRNEVRNFLIANALFWIEEYHIDGLRVDAVASMLYLDYSRKQGEWIPNRWGGRENEEAIHFLRELNETVHRKHPGVVVIAEESTAWPKVSAPVSEGGLGFDYKWNMGWMHDTLSYFSKDPIYRQYHHNQLTFGLLYAFSEQFMLPLSHDEVVHGKGSLYGRMPGDPWQKRANLRALFAWMWAHPGKKLVFMGGEFGQPAEWNHDKSLDWHLTHDPGHHGILQLVSDLNRIYRDMPALHDADGEPMGFQWLQPDSAAYNVFAFVRRARQPGRHVVCIANLSPTVRENYRVGFPFQGRYVELLNTDAEQYGGSNLGNMGQIHTEPTGWDGQPASATLTLPPLSVLWFTPG from the coding sequence GTGAGGAAGCCAGCCGACAAGGCCCAGGTCGACGCGGAGCTTCAGCGCGTCGTGGAGCTGAGGCATCCGGAGCCGCACTCTGTCCTGGGCATCCACCCGGATGGGGATGGCGTGGTGATTCGCGCCTTCCGCCCGGACGCCGTGGCCATCCACGTGCTGCCAGAATCCGGCGGTCGCGTCGCGATGACGCACCGGCTGGGCGGCGTCTACGAGGCCCGCATCAACGGCAAGGACCAGACGTTCAACTACTTGCTGGAGGTGGAGTACCCCGGCAAGCGCGTCTTCACGATTCGAGACCCGTACAGCTTCCTCCCCACCCTGGGGGAGATGGACCTGTATTACGCCGGTGAAGGCCGCCACGAGCGCCTCTGGGAGCGCATGGGCGCGCACCTGCTGCACCACCACGGTGTGCGCGGCACATCGTTCGCGGTGTGGGCCCCCACGGCGGCGGGCGTGTCCGTGGTCGGTGACTTCAACGGCTGGGACGGCCGGCTGCACTCCATGCGCCGCATGGGCTCCTCCGGCATCTGGGAGCTCTTCGTCCCCGAGGTGGGCGAAGGCACCCGGTACAAGTTCGAGATTCGCCCCGGCCAGGGCGGGCCCAACGTCCTCAAGGCGGACCCCTTCGCCTTTCGCACCGAGGTCCCCCCCGCCACGGCCTCCGTGGTGCACGACCTGGCCCGCTACACCTGGGGCGACGCGGCGTGGCTGGAGCAACGCGCGCAGCGGCGGGACGTCCATCACCAGCCGTGGAGCGTGTACGAGGTCCACCTGGGCAGTTGGCGCCGGGTGGTGGAGGACGGCGACCGGCCCATGACGTACCGGGAGTTGGCCCCGGCGCTGGCCGAGTACATCAAGTTCACCGGCTTCACCCACGTCGAGCTGCTCCCCGTGGCCGAGCACCCCTACGGCGGCTCCTGGGGCTACCAGGTGGGTGGCTACTACGCTCCCACCGCGCGCTTCGGCCACCCGGATGACCTGCGCTTCTTCATCGACCACATGCACCAGGAAGGCATCGGGGTGCTCGTGGACTGGGTGCCCGGACACTTCCCGCGCGACCTGCACGCCCTGGGACAGTTCGACGGCACGGCCCTGTATGAGCATGCGGACCCGCGCAAGGGCGCGCAGCCGGACTGGGGCACGCTGGTCTTCAACTTCGGCCGCAATGAGGTGCGCAACTTCCTCATCGCCAATGCGTTGTTCTGGATCGAGGAGTACCACATCGACGGACTGCGCGTGGACGCGGTGGCGTCGATGCTCTACCTCGATTACAGCCGCAAGCAGGGTGAGTGGATTCCCAACCGCTGGGGCGGCCGGGAGAACGAAGAGGCCATCCATTTCCTGCGCGAGCTGAACGAAACGGTCCACCGCAAGCACCCGGGCGTCGTCGTCATCGCCGAGGAGTCCACGGCCTGGCCCAAGGTGTCCGCGCCGGTGTCCGAAGGCGGGCTGGGGTTCGACTACAAGTGGAACATGGGGTGGATGCACGACACGCTGTCGTACTTCTCCAAAGACCCCATCTACCGGCAGTACCACCACAACCAGCTCACCTTCGGCCTGCTGTACGCGTTCAGCGAGCAGTTCATGCTGCCGCTGAGCCATGACGAGGTGGTGCACGGCAAGGGCAGCCTGTACGGGCGCATGCCGGGCGACCCGTGGCAGAAGCGCGCCAACCTGCGCGCCCTGTTCGCGTGGATGTGGGCGCACCCAGGCAAGAAGCTCGTCTTCATGGGCGGCGAGTTCGGCCAGCCCGCCGAGTGGAACCACGACAAGAGCCTGGACTGGCACCTGACGCACGACCCGGGGCACCACGGCATCCTTCAGCTGGTCTCGGACCTGAACCGCATCTACCGGGACATGCCCGCGCTTCACGATGCGGACGGCGAGCCCATGGGCTTCCAGTGGCTCCAGCCGGACTCAGCCGCGTACAACGTGTTCGCGTTCGTGCGGCGCGCGCGTCAGCCAGGACGACATGTGGTGTGTATCGCCAACCTGTCGCCAACGGTGCGGGAGAACTACCGCGTGGGCTTCCCGTTCCAGGGCCGCTACGTGGAGTTGCTCAACACGGACGCCGAGCAGTACGGCGGCTCCAACCTGGGCAACATGGGCCAGATTCACACCGAGCCCACGGGCTGGGATGGCCAGCCGGCTTCGGCCACCCTCACCCTGCCCCCGTTGTCCGTGTTGTGGTTCACGCCGGGCTGA
- a CDS encoding phosphotransferase translates to MTTLDLTKLPEYLKHQRWFSGKAWPIKHVTVMDHAAVESGGCSFSLAVVEVIYELGSPERYLLPVHPSTEGVRDALESDECLRGLFDLIRTGGQVASASGRVQGEWIGGQDGLLALPASPEVRRLQVEQSNTSVVLGEQVILKIIRKLEAGVNPEHEVGRFLATKTSFRATPTLLGALHLEGAAGATLAVAHRFVPDATDGWKYTLDRLRQERAVGPRFQSEMRDLGSRLGELHLAFASATDEDPAFTPEPLLQEDLQRWSASIVGELGVTLADASRQNPELENRREDLIEHAKRLAQVPPSGQKIRIHGDLHLGQVLRANNQWLIFDFEGEPARSFTARREKYSALRDVAGMIRSFDYAEATVALEGGTPHERISTIRDAFVEGYRQVTRGAPFLPADDDSFDVMLRAFELEKLLYEVRYEMQNRPDWVRIPLQALLRMEASK, encoded by the coding sequence ATGACAACCCTCGACTTGACCAAGCTCCCTGAGTACCTCAAGCACCAGCGCTGGTTCAGCGGCAAGGCCTGGCCCATCAAGCACGTCACGGTGATGGACCACGCCGCCGTCGAATCGGGCGGCTGCTCCTTCAGCCTCGCCGTGGTGGAGGTCATCTACGAACTGGGCAGCCCGGAGCGCTACCTGTTGCCCGTCCATCCCTCCACCGAAGGCGTGCGAGACGCGCTGGAGAGCGATGAATGCCTGCGCGGCCTCTTCGACCTCATCCGAACCGGAGGCCAGGTGGCGTCCGCGTCCGGCCGCGTGCAAGGCGAATGGATTGGCGGGCAGGACGGCTTGCTCGCGCTCCCCGCGTCACCGGAGGTGCGGCGGCTGCAGGTGGAACAGAGCAACACCTCGGTGGTGCTGGGTGAGCAGGTCATCCTGAAGATCATCCGCAAGCTGGAAGCCGGCGTGAACCCGGAGCATGAGGTGGGCCGCTTCCTCGCGACCAAGACGTCGTTCCGAGCCACGCCTACGCTGTTGGGCGCGCTGCATCTGGAAGGGGCGGCGGGCGCGACGCTCGCGGTGGCCCACCGCTTCGTGCCGGACGCGACGGACGGCTGGAAGTACACGCTGGACCGGCTGCGCCAGGAGCGCGCCGTGGGTCCGCGCTTCCAGTCGGAGATGCGCGACCTGGGCTCGCGTCTGGGCGAGCTCCACCTGGCGTTCGCCTCGGCGACCGACGAAGACCCGGCCTTCACGCCGGAGCCGCTGTTGCAAGAGGACCTCCAGCGCTGGAGCGCCTCCATCGTCGGGGAGCTGGGCGTGACGCTGGCGGACGCCAGCCGGCAGAACCCGGAGCTGGAGAACCGGCGCGAGGACCTCATCGAGCACGCGAAGCGCTTGGCGCAGGTGCCGCCCTCCGGCCAGAAGATTCGCATCCACGGCGACCTCCACCTGGGGCAGGTGCTGCGCGCCAACAACCAGTGGCTCATCTTCGACTTCGAAGGCGAGCCCGCGCGCTCCTTCACCGCCCGCCGGGAGAAGTACAGCGCGCTGCGCGACGTGGCGGGGATGATCCGCTCGTTCGACTACGCGGAGGCGACGGTGGCGCTGGAGGGTGGCACACCCCACGAGCGCATCAGCACCATCCGCGACGCCTTCGTGGAAGGGTACCGGCAGGTGACGCGCGGCGCGCCCTTCCTGCCCGCGGACGACGACAGCTTCGACGTGATGCTGCGTGCGTTCGAGTTGGAGAAACTCCTCTACGAAGTGCGATACGAAATGCAGAACCGGCCCGACTGGGTGCGCATCCCCCTCCAGGCCCTCTTGCGTATGGAGGCATCCAAGTGA